The Geobacillus genomosp. 3 genome segment TGACGAAAACGCACCGGCTCATCGAACAAAAACTCGCTGATGGCTACGATATTATCTATATCGGCAAAAAAGGGCATCCGGAACCGGAAGGAGCAGTTGGCATCAATCCCGAGCGCATTCATCTCGTCGAAACGCCCGATGATGTCGAGCGGCTTTCTCTCAAAAACGAGCGTCTCATGGTCACCAACCAAACGACGATGAGCCAATGGGATGTCGCTGATATTATGGCGAAAGTGAAGGAAAAATACCCGCACGTGGAAATGCATAAAGAAATTTGTCTCGCGACCCAGCTTCGCCAAGAAGCGGTTGCCGAACAAGCGAAGCAAGCCGACGTGACGATCGTTGTTGGCGACCCGCGCAGCAACAATTCGAACCGTCTTGCCCAAGTGTCCGAAGAGATTGCCGGCACGAAAGCATACCGCATCGCCGATGTAACGGAAATTGATATCAATTGGATTAAAAAGGCGAAAAAGGTGGCGGTCACCGCCGGCGCTTCCACCCCGACACCGATCACGAAAGAAGTGATCGACTTTCTGGAGCAATTCGATCCGAACGACCCGGCAACATGGCAACAAGAACGGAAAGTGCCGCTGCAAAAAATCTTGCCGAAGGTGAAAACAAAGAAAGAAGAGTGACAATCTCGTTCATAAACGGAGGCTATCCTGGACAAACGGTTGACCCGCTTGCAGGACAGCCTTTTTCGTTTGTCGCTTAGATGAACTGAAACGGATCGGTATGGACGCTGGAGGCGATTACGTCTGTTTCCCACTGCCGCTTCGCGAGCTCGGCGGTTAGATAGCGGGCAACGCC includes the following:
- a CDS encoding 4-hydroxy-3-methylbut-2-enyl diphosphate reductase, translated to MEVIKITPRGYCYGVVDAMVIARNAALDPSLPRPIYILGMIVHNKHVTDAFAEEGIITLDGENRLEILEKIDRGTVIFTAHGVSPEVKKRALEKGLVTIDATCPDVTKTHRLIEQKLADGYDIIYIGKKGHPEPEGAVGINPERIHLVETPDDVERLSLKNERLMVTNQTTMSQWDVADIMAKVKEKYPHVEMHKEICLATQLRQEAVAEQAKQADVTIVVGDPRSNNSNRLAQVSEEIAGTKAYRIADVTEIDINWIKKAKKVAVTAGASTPTPITKEVIDFLEQFDPNDPATWQQERKVPLQKILPKVKTKKEE